In Nicotiana tabacum cultivar K326 chromosome 10, ASM71507v2, whole genome shotgun sequence, the DNA window TGGTTTGCTCAGAGTACTATGTTTTGGGCTCTCTTTGTTCTTGGTCATGATTGGTCATGCATCTTCTTGATTTTTCGTCAAAGTTttgatttttattgttatttggagCTTAATTTGGTGACCCCATTTTGGTTTTCTTTGTGAATTGACCCCATTTTGGCTTTCTTTGTGAATCAGTGGACATGGAAGTTTTTCAAATAACCACAAGTTGAATAGTGTCGTTGGACATATCCTTCATTCTTCAATTCTTGTTCCTTACCATGGATGGTTTGTCTCTTTTCTTGAAAATTATTTAGATTTTTAAGAAGATTATTGTATAATGAATGGTGTATTTGTGGTGATATTTTTTCAGGAGAATAAGTCATAGGACACATCATCAGAACCATGGACATGTTGAGAATGATGAGTCATGGCATCCTGTAAGTTTCAGCATTTTCCAAACACTATTTTAGTTGCTTGTTTCAACCTCTGATTTTTTGCTTTCTCAGATACCTGAGAAGATTTACAATAGTTTGGATCTTGCCACAAAGAAATTAAGGTTCACTCTACCCTTTCCCTTGTTGGCATACCCTTTCTATCTGGTGAGTACTTCATAGTATCTTTTATATCCATAATAAGTGTGAACTGGCAACAAAAAATGACATTTTCTTGAACTTGAGTTGGGTAATTACAGTGGAGTAGAAGCCCTGGAAAGAAAGGGTCTCACTTTGATCCAAACAGTGATTTGTTTGTTCCAAGTGAGAAGAAAGATGTGATGACTTCAACTCTGTGTTGGACAGCAATGGCTGCATTGCTAGTGGGATTGTCCTTTGTGATGGGTCCTTTCCAAGTGCTTAAGCTCTATGGCATCCCCTATTGGGTTAGTCCATTTTTCAACCTTCCTTTGTTGACACTCATTTTTTCCCCCTTTTTGCCTAACTTTTTGTTTGTTCTTATTGGAGACTTATTATTTGGAATTCAATATTTTGAATGTAGGGCTTTGTCATGTGGCTTGACTTAGTTACCTACTTGCATCACCATGGTCATGATGATAAACTTCCTTGGTACAGAGGAGAGGTATACTTTTTATTGGAGTTAGATTTTACTATTAAAAATACTAGTTGATAGGCTGGAACTATGTTATTAACATATGTTCTGTCTTTAGAGATTCTTGATGCATAACTGGTCTAATCATGTCTTTGAGAAATATTAGCACTTAGCAGTATTATTTTATAAAGAAGCAGACTCCTACTTGCTTGGAACTGAGACgtagtaattattattttattaacaaAAAGTTGGGAGTTGACAATTTAGATGTATCAAACAGGAATGGAGTTATCTTAGAGGAGGGCTTACAACGCTTGATCGCGATTATGGATGGATCAACAACATCCACCATGACATAGGAACACATGTGATACATCATTTATTCCCTCAAATTCCACACTATCATTTGGTGGAAGCAGTAAGTAtcataatatatattaaaatgaGTTTTAACTTATATACATCGACAGTATAAAGAAACTAGTTGCTCAATGCAATATGCGATGGTATTAACATGTGTTGATTACTTTTTGAATTTGCAGACTGAAGCTGCTAAGCCAGTGTTAGGGAAGTATTATAAGGAGCCAAAGAAGTCAGGGCCTCTACCATTTTACTTGTTGGGAGTTCTCATAAAGAGTATGAAGCAGGATCACTATGTGAGTGACACTGGTGATATAGTATATTATCAAACTGATCCCCAACTCTCAGGGTCTCAGAAATAGAATCCTATACTACAATTTAAAAGCAGGTGATTCTTTTTCACTAACACTATGGCCATTCAAGTTTGTAATCACAACTACAAAGTAAAGTTAGCTCCCATTAAAGGATGGAGAAGGCATATAAAGTCTGTAGATGAGCAGTTTCAATTGTTGCCATATTGTAATAATTGAGTGGAGAAAGAAATTGTCTTCAACGAAAATTGGGGAAAGTTGGGTGATAAGTTGGGGAAAGAAGAAGGAAACAACAAAGGAATGTCactttcaataaaaaaaattaataacatTTTATATGTCGGACTAAACCCCTTAAGCACCTGTAGCATGTTAATTTTAGCAATAGTTGTTAATTGGTTGTTTTCTAGGTAGCCAATATCCACTCTCTATCATACAAGTCATGTATAAATAAGATAAGTTTCGCCCCCATATAGAAGTTGAAGTCTTTATATTAACACAAGTTTGATATGTCATGagatattaaaaaataattaaagttaTATATAAtgatacaacaataacaacaacaacgacccagtataattccacaagtggggtttggggagggtaatatgtacgcagaccttacccctaccccgatgggtaaagaggctgtttccaggagaccctcggctcataTAATGATAGTGTAACGATTTTTATACTATCAGTGCAGTTTATTAATCGTAATAGCAAGAAATTAGTACAAGACAGAGACTATTATATGCCACTACTTTAGTTACCTACTAACACACCGTGGCCAGGATGATAAACTTGTTACATATCCTCTTGGAGAATTTTGATTCTAATTAGATTATTTTGATTCTAATTAGATTCCGCTACTAAAGAATTATTTCACTATGATAAGACAGATATCTAACTGACAGGTCTGATTTCTTTTTATAGAAATAATAAAGTCAACCAAGTTTAGGAAATATGTTGTTGTCTTTGGAGGATCTCAATGCGCAACTAATTTAATGATAAGTATCAGCTGTATTgctccaaccgagaggttgtgagttcagtctccccaagagcaaggtgggaagttcttggagggaaagaTGTCAGGAGTCTattttggaaacagtctctctaccctaggataggggtaaggtctgcgtacacactaccctccccagaccccactaagtgggattggTTTGTCCAGAATAACTAATCTATTCACAAAGATTTTGAATTAAGTTGTATCAAACGTATAGTTATCAATTCAGGCTTACAACAGTTACAGATTGGGCTGTTAGGCAGGAGATACTTTATAGTAGCAACAACAAGACCCATTCACGCTTCAATAATCACATTGACAGGAAGTAATAAAGTAGCTAAAATGCCTCAGAGATTTGGCCAAGAAAGTATAGTATCTGTGTTAAGTAtcacatatttttcttttgtgttgGAAAAGATTTTATCACAATAACGGGACTAAATTCATTAAGACAAGCAAATTGAAAGTCATTTTCAATCCAACAATGTGCAATAGAATTTTACTTTATTAGCTGTCGTCAATCCATCTTCAGTCACGCTTATAGCCCATCAATTGAACTACACAAGGGAAGTTTCTTCTCCTAGTAACACATGAGAATAATTAGTGCAATAAATTACAAGAGGAACATTGCAGTTGATTTAAGAATCTGCGCTGGGGAATTTGCCTCAATATTTGCTACAACCGTACAGATTTCACTGCATTCATGAACGATAGTATCCGTGACACATCCTTTTGGATGCCGTCCTGTCCACATATGCCACTACTCACATCCACTCCATTGGGTTTAAGTGCAGAAAGAGCTTCACAAACATTCTCCGGGTTAATTCCTCCTGCCAAGAGCCACCCATGTTTGCTTCTAATGCGCGGCAGCTTAAACTGAACCCAGTTGAATCCTTTGCCACTGCAAAAGTGAGCTACTACTTAGTAAAGTATACAGAGAGCAAGTGAAAATTGGTAACCGATGATTTTTGCAGGAGTAAAATTCAGCTGCTTACACACTCATATCAATTGCATCATTCATCAGTTGTTCATATCAATTGCATCATTCATCAGTTGTCATCTATAGAAAGCACATAGAAAGCACTAAGACTTTGCTATGAATTCAACTTCTCAAAAATTGTCATTGTCCTCATTGCTATTATTCCTATTCTTGTTCTAACTACAATGTCACtgttatagcatgtttggccaagattCTCCCCAATgccaagcttttttttttttttttttggggggggggggggggaggggggactgCTCTGgttagaagcagaagcagtttttaagaagcataaagaagtagctTCTTTCAAGAAGCAAAagcaattttgacttttcttcctaccaaaaatacccttagcaaaatattatatataccaaaataaccttacTTAGTTTAAACTATTAAGTAATATATAATGACTTTTGCGATATATTTACTGAatgattttttgatatatttaaattatcttgaaagaataaagtactttacaattttatttttatattttttcttaattaaataaaaaacttaattattatcattaataataaatatttttgatTATTTATCTACTTATATAACATTAACTATTAAGCAAATCTCTTTATgcccttattcgtaatttgactcTTAAAATCACTTTTTGAAatgcttggccaaacacaaagtattgttcaaaagtgtttttcaaactgATTAGCTAAACACAGATTGTttttctccaaaagtacttttttgaaaagcacttttgaaaaaaaacacttctcaagaTAAGCTTATTTtcccagcttggccaaacaagctattagtCGCTTGATTCCTTTCGCATTAGAAGACTCAGTTGCTTGGTCATGCTAAAGTTACAAAAACAAGTTTGATTTGGTCTGAAAGAATTCAAACAAGTTTAGTAATACCAACAGAATAGAATTATGTCTTCGTTGATTAGCTCGATATCACTTGTCCTTTACATTATCCATGCAATATAAACATGGTTGGAAAGAGACAGTGAAGgatttcatactcagccatgacAGGTTTATGCAAGGAGAATCAA includes these proteins:
- the LOC107832399 gene encoding omega-3 fatty acid desaturase, chloroplastic-like (The RefSeq protein has 6 substitutions and aligns at 80% coverage compared to this genomic sequence): MASWVLSECGLRPLPRIYPKPRTGTTTFASHIKLRISRTDLSGSSISLSNINKERNWALRVSAPLRIQTVGEEGSERTTDNNNGGEFFDPGTPPPFKLSGIRAAIPKHCWVKNPWKSMSYVVRDVAIVFGLAAAAAYFNNWVVWPLYWFAQSTMFWALFVLGHDCGHGSFSNNHKLNSVVGHILHSSILVPYHGWRISHRTHHQNHGHVENDESWHPIPEKIYNSLDLATKKLRFTLPFPLLAYPFYLWSRSPGKKGSHFDPNSDLFVPSEKKDVMTSTLCWTAMAALLVGLSFVMGPFQVLKLYGIPYWGFVMWLDLVTYLHHHGHDDKLPWYRGEEWSYLRGGLTTLDRDYGWINNIHHDIGTHVIHHLFPQIPHYHLVEATEAAKPVLGKYYKEPKKSGPLPFYLLGVLIKSMKQDHYVSDTGDIVYYRTDPQLSGFQK